A genome region from Aphelocoma coerulescens isolate FSJ_1873_10779 chromosome Z unlocalized genomic scaffold, UR_Acoe_1.0 ChrZ, whole genome shotgun sequence includes the following:
- the NUDT2 gene encoding bis(5'-nucleosyl)-tetraphosphatase [asymmetrical] encodes MAVRACGLIIYRRLQPAPSSKVTDSIEYLLLQTSYGTHHWTPPKGHVDPGEDDLQTAFRETQEEAGLQASQLTLIEGYKKELHYPVHGKPKTVVYWLAEMKDCDTEIKLSEEHQAFQWLKLEDACKFAEYEDMQAMLKEVHQFLCSRE; translated from the exons ATGGCTGTGAGAGCTTGTGGCTTGATCATCTACAGGAGGCTGCAGCCAGCACCATCCTCAAAGGTCACTGACAGCATCGAGTACCTCCTGCTTCAGACATCCTACGGGACCCACCACTGGACCCCGCCCAAAG GCCACGTGGACCCAGGGGAGGATGACCTGCAGACAGCCTTCCGGGAAACGCAGGAGGAGGCTGGTCTGCAGGCCAGCCAGCTCACCCTCATTGAGGGCTACAAGAAGGAGCTGCACTACCCTGTCCATGGCAAGCCTAAGACCGTCGTGTACTGGCTGGCAGAAATGAAGGACTGCGACACAGAAATCAAGCTGTCGGAGGAGCACCAAGCTTTCCAGTGGCTGAAGCTGGAGGATGCCTGCAAATTTGCAGAATATGAAGACATGCAAGCAATGCTGAAGGAAGTGCATCAGTTTCTCTGCTCCAGAGAATAA